A genomic segment from Pseudokineococcus lusitanus encodes:
- a CDS encoding UDP-N-acetylmuramoyl-L-alanyl-D-glutamate--2,6-diaminopimelate ligase has product MADRAAASTPSTPLADLAAAVPGGRLVGADDGRGPDVTGVTLDSRAVARGDLYAALPGARAHGADFAHDARAAGAVAVLTDAEGERRLRAAGQDLPVVVAPDPRAVVGDLAARVHRTGTHRGDGPGPLLLGITGTNGKTTTAYLLEGALAAAGRTTGLVGTVETRVAGEVVASARTTPEAPVLHALLARMARAGVDVAALEVSSHALSLHRVDGLVVDVAGFTNLSQDHLDFHDGMEDYFAAKASLFTPERSRRGVVVVDDAWGRRLAQQASVPVTTVATAAGTPADWTAEVAPDGVGPTGTDFVLAGPDGARLLLRAPLPGAFNVANTALAAVVLLEAGLAADEVVGGLSQAGSVPGRLELVAPPAAPDGTPLAALPRVLVDYAHTPDAVAAALAAVRPSTAGRLVVVLGAGGDRDRGKRGPMGAAAARAADVVVVTDDNPRSEEPAAVRAAVLAGATSPGGRDPLAPPAPATVLEVGDRARALRAALDAAGPDGTVLVAGKGHERGQEVAGVVHPFDDRDEVRAALAAAAAGGSESEDA; this is encoded by the coding sequence GTGGCTGACCGGGCCGCCGCGTCGACGCCGTCGACGCCGCTGGCCGACCTCGCCGCCGCCGTCCCCGGCGGGCGCCTCGTCGGCGCCGACGACGGCCGTGGCCCCGACGTCACCGGCGTCACCCTGGACTCGCGCGCCGTCGCCCGCGGCGACCTCTACGCCGCCCTCCCGGGCGCCCGCGCCCACGGCGCCGACTTCGCGCACGACGCCCGGGCCGCCGGCGCGGTGGCCGTGCTCACCGACGCCGAGGGCGAGCGCCGCCTCCGGGCCGCGGGCCAGGACCTGCCCGTCGTCGTGGCGCCCGACCCGCGCGCCGTCGTCGGCGACCTCGCCGCCCGCGTCCACCGCACCGGCACCCACCGGGGCGACGGCCCCGGGCCGCTCCTGCTCGGCATCACCGGGACCAACGGCAAGACGACCACCGCCTACCTGCTCGAGGGCGCGCTGGCGGCGGCCGGCCGCACGACGGGCCTCGTCGGGACCGTCGAGACGCGCGTGGCCGGCGAGGTCGTGGCCAGCGCCCGGACGACGCCCGAGGCGCCCGTCCTCCACGCCCTCCTCGCGCGGATGGCACGGGCCGGGGTGGACGTCGCCGCGCTCGAGGTCTCCAGCCACGCGCTCTCCCTGCACCGCGTCGACGGGCTCGTCGTCGACGTCGCGGGCTTCACCAACCTCTCGCAGGACCACCTCGACTTCCACGACGGCATGGAGGACTACTTCGCCGCGAAGGCGTCCCTCTTCACGCCGGAGCGGTCGCGGCGCGGCGTCGTCGTCGTCGACGACGCGTGGGGCCGGCGCCTCGCGCAGCAGGCCTCGGTGCCCGTGACGACGGTCGCGACCGCCGCGGGGACGCCGGCGGACTGGACCGCCGAGGTGGCGCCGGACGGGGTCGGCCCCACCGGGACGGACTTCGTGCTCGCCGGGCCGGACGGCGCGCGCCTCCTGCTGCGCGCGCCCCTGCCGGGCGCCTTCAACGTCGCCAACACCGCCCTGGCGGCGGTCGTCCTCCTCGAGGCCGGGCTGGCGGCCGACGAGGTCGTCGGCGGGCTCTCGCAGGCCGGGTCCGTCCCCGGCCGGCTCGAGCTCGTCGCCCCGCCGGCCGCGCCCGACGGCACGCCGCTCGCCGCGCTCCCGCGGGTCCTCGTCGACTACGCGCACACGCCCGACGCCGTCGCCGCCGCCCTGGCGGCCGTGCGCCCCAGCACCGCCGGGCGCCTCGTCGTCGTCCTCGGCGCCGGCGGCGACCGCGACCGCGGCAAGCGCGGCCCCATGGGCGCCGCCGCGGCACGCGCGGCCGACGTCGTCGTCGTCACCGACGACAACCCCCGCTCCGAGGAGCCGGCGGCCGTCCGCGCCGCCGTCCTCGCGGGCGCCACGAGCCCCGGCGGGCGGGACCCGCTGGCCCCGCCCGCCCCCGCCACCGTGCTGGAGGTCGGCGACCGGGCCCGCGCGCTGCGCGCGGCCCTCGACGCGGCCGGCCCCGACGGCACCGTCCTGGTGGCGGGCAAGGGCCACGAGCGCGGCCAGGAGGTCGCCGGCGTGGTCCACCCCTTCGACGACCGTGACGAGGTCCGCGCGGCGCTGGCCGCCGCGGCGGCCGGCGGCAGCGAGAGCGAGGACGCATGA
- a CDS encoding peptidoglycan D,D-transpeptidase FtsI family protein, with protein MPGRPAARPAGPPSGRPARGRDGRPLVRPERRARLLLALALAVLVVFAGRLVQVQALDARSVAEQSLRDRIGPERPLPAQRGDILDADGNVLATSVERRTVVADPLIVDQYKRVEEKQVVAQGLEDAVRDLSSLLGRDEDDVRTALTREGRYSVVAKGITPEVWSEVADLGVPGVTSESTWARSYPGGTLAGGVLGYTGGDDGAGLGGVEAVMDEELSGEDGFQRVERGRMGQAIPMGESERVDPVRGGDVRLTLDRDLQFTAQERAESVREQAKAEWVSVVALEVSTGKVLALAESPSVDPERVGSTDPALLGSRSVSDVFEPGSTSKVVTAAAALEEGVVEPLDQFTVPYRMTTQNGQSFRDSHHHDDEPLTFAGILGESSNTGTIQVGERLTREQRHDYMQRFGFGQQTGIELPGESAGLLSPADQWDGRQQYTVLFGQGVSVNALQAAEVYATIANGGVRIPPRLVEATVDADGTEHEAQRPAGTRVVSEETAQQVSTMLEGVVAEGTGDAAAVPGYRVAGKTGTAEAPSPTGGYSGYTSSFIGYAPADDPEVVVSVVVQRPTNGFYGGQVAGPLFQDVMAFALAQRGVVPSGEPARLYPQTW; from the coding sequence ATGCCCGGCCGCCCCGCCGCCCGTCCCGCCGGCCCCCCGTCGGGGAGGCCCGCCCGCGGCCGCGACGGCCGACCGCTCGTGCGCCCCGAGCGCCGCGCCCGCCTGCTGCTGGCGCTGGCCCTCGCCGTGCTCGTCGTCTTCGCCGGCCGGCTCGTGCAGGTGCAGGCGCTGGACGCGCGCTCGGTCGCCGAGCAGTCGCTCCGCGACCGGATCGGCCCCGAGCGCCCGCTGCCCGCGCAGCGCGGCGACATCCTCGACGCGGACGGGAACGTCCTCGCGACGAGCGTGGAGCGGCGCACCGTCGTCGCCGACCCGCTCATCGTCGACCAGTACAAGAGGGTGGAGGAGAAGCAGGTCGTGGCCCAGGGCCTCGAGGACGCCGTCCGCGACCTCTCGTCCCTCCTCGGCCGCGACGAGGACGACGTCCGCACCGCCCTCACCCGCGAGGGCCGGTACAGCGTCGTCGCCAAGGGCATCACCCCCGAGGTGTGGTCCGAGGTCGCCGACCTCGGCGTCCCCGGCGTCACCTCCGAGAGCACCTGGGCGCGCTCCTACCCCGGCGGGACCCTCGCCGGCGGCGTCCTCGGCTACACCGGCGGCGACGACGGGGCGGGCCTCGGCGGGGTCGAGGCCGTCATGGACGAGGAGCTCTCCGGCGAGGACGGCTTCCAGCGCGTCGAGCGCGGGCGCATGGGGCAGGCCATCCCCATGGGCGAGAGCGAGCGCGTCGACCCGGTCCGCGGCGGCGACGTCCGGCTGACCCTCGACCGCGACCTGCAGTTCACGGCCCAGGAGCGCGCGGAGTCGGTGCGCGAGCAGGCCAAGGCCGAGTGGGTCAGCGTCGTGGCCCTCGAGGTGAGCACCGGCAAGGTGCTCGCCCTCGCGGAGTCGCCGTCGGTGGACCCGGAGCGGGTCGGCAGCACGGACCCGGCGCTCCTCGGCAGCCGCTCGGTCTCGGACGTCTTCGAGCCCGGCTCGACGAGCAAGGTCGTCACGGCCGCCGCCGCCCTCGAGGAGGGCGTCGTCGAGCCGCTGGACCAGTTCACCGTCCCGTACCGGATGACGACGCAGAACGGGCAGTCCTTCCGGGACTCCCACCACCACGACGACGAGCCGCTCACCTTCGCCGGCATCCTCGGCGAGTCGTCCAACACGGGGACCATCCAGGTCGGCGAGCGGCTGACCCGCGAGCAGCGCCACGACTACATGCAGCGCTTCGGCTTCGGCCAGCAGACCGGCATCGAGCTGCCGGGCGAGTCCGCGGGACTGCTGTCGCCGGCCGACCAGTGGGACGGCCGCCAGCAGTACACCGTGCTCTTCGGCCAGGGCGTCTCGGTCAACGCGCTCCAGGCCGCCGAGGTCTACGCCACCATCGCCAACGGCGGCGTCCGCATCCCCCCGCGCCTCGTCGAGGCGACGGTGGACGCGGACGGCACCGAGCACGAGGCCCAGCGGCCCGCCGGGACGCGCGTGGTGAGCGAGGAGACGGCGCAGCAGGTCTCGACGATGCTCGAGGGCGTCGTCGCCGAGGGCACGGGCGACGCCGCCGCGGTCCCGGGCTACCGCGTCGCCGGCAAGACGGGCACCGCGGAGGCCCCGTCGCCCACCGGCGGCTACAGCGGCTACACGAGCTCCTTCATCGGCTACGCGCCCGCCGACGACCCCGAGGTGGTCGTCTCCGTGGTGGTCCAGCGGCCGACCAACGGCTTCTACGGCGGCCAGGTCGCGGGCCCGCTCTTCCAGGACGTCATGGCCTTCGCGCTCGCCCAGCGCGGCGTCGTGCCCTCCGGCGAGCCCGCGCGCCTCTACCCCCAGACCTGGTGA
- the rsmH gene encoding 16S rRNA (cytosine(1402)-N(4))-methyltransferase RsmH: protein MADHDGDLPPGPGAPAGRPAADRHVSVLRERCVDLLAPALDAPGAVVVDATLGMGGHAEALLERCPSVRLVGLDRDPAALALAGARLEPFRDRVSLAHTVFDGLPRVLADLGLGPVQGVLFDLGVSSLQLDEVERGFSYSREAPLDMRMDPTRGTTAAEVLETYPAADLARVLREYGEERFARRIADRVVAARAVAPLRTTRELADLVRDAVPAATRRTGGNPAKRTFQALRVEVNGELEAVRRAVPAAVDALAVGGRLVVMSFQSLEDRAVKQVLAAGSTSTAPADLPVEPPEHAPLLRLLTRGAETASAEETALNPRAASVRLRAAERVRPGRLRRAA, encoded by the coding sequence ATGGCCGACCACGACGGCGACCTCCCGCCCGGCCCCGGCGCCCCCGCCGGCCGGCCGGCCGCCGACCGCCACGTCTCCGTCCTCCGCGAGCGGTGCGTCGACCTCCTCGCCCCGGCCCTCGACGCGCCGGGCGCCGTCGTCGTCGACGCGACGCTCGGCATGGGCGGCCACGCCGAGGCCCTCCTCGAGCGCTGCCCCTCCGTGCGCCTCGTCGGCCTCGACCGCGACCCCGCCGCCCTCGCCCTGGCCGGCGCCCGGCTCGAGCCCTTCCGCGACCGGGTCTCGTTGGCGCACACCGTCTTCGACGGCCTCCCGCGCGTCCTCGCCGACCTCGGCCTCGGTCCCGTGCAGGGCGTCCTCTTCGACCTCGGCGTCTCGTCGCTCCAGCTCGACGAGGTGGAGCGCGGGTTCTCCTACTCGCGCGAGGCCCCGCTCGACATGCGGATGGACCCGACCCGCGGCACGACGGCGGCCGAGGTGCTCGAGACCTACCCGGCGGCCGACCTCGCCCGGGTGCTGCGCGAGTACGGCGAGGAGCGCTTCGCCCGGCGCATCGCGGACCGCGTCGTCGCCGCCCGCGCCGTCGCGCCGCTGCGCACCACGCGCGAGCTCGCCGACCTCGTCCGCGACGCCGTGCCCGCCGCCACCCGGCGGACGGGCGGCAACCCGGCCAAGCGCACCTTCCAGGCGCTGCGGGTCGAGGTGAACGGCGAGCTCGAGGCGGTCCGCCGCGCCGTGCCCGCCGCGGTCGACGCGCTCGCCGTGGGCGGCCGTCTCGTCGTCATGTCCTTCCAGTCGCTGGAGGACCGCGCCGTCAAGCAGGTCCTGGCCGCAGGCTCGACGAGCACCGCGCCGGCCGACCTGCCCGTCGAGCCGCCGGAGCACGCGCCGCTGCTCCGGCTGCTCACCCGGGGCGCCGAGACGGCGTCCGCCGAGGAGACCGCCCTCAACCCCCGTGCCGCCTCCGTGCGGCTGCGTGCCGCCGAGCGGGTGCGCCCCGGACGCCTCAGGAGGGCCGCATGA
- the mraZ gene encoding division/cell wall cluster transcriptional repressor MraZ, with protein sequence MFLGTHSPRLDDKGRLILPAKFRDQLAGGLVVTKGQERCLYVFPERAFEELHEQLRQAPVTSKQARDYARVLLAGAFDQVPDRQGRITVPQPLRTYAGLERDVVVIGAGTRIEVWDAAAWEAYLAEQEDAFSATAEEVVPGLF encoded by the coding sequence GTGTTCCTCGGCACGCACTCGCCGCGCCTCGACGACAAGGGCCGGCTGATCCTCCCCGCGAAGTTCCGGGACCAGCTGGCCGGTGGCCTCGTGGTCACGAAGGGGCAGGAGCGCTGCCTCTACGTGTTCCCGGAGCGGGCGTTCGAGGAGCTGCACGAGCAGCTCCGCCAGGCGCCCGTGACGAGCAAGCAGGCCCGGGACTACGCGCGCGTCCTGCTCGCCGGGGCGTTCGACCAGGTCCCGGACCGGCAGGGCCGCATCACCGTCCCGCAGCCCCTGCGGACGTACGCCGGCCTCGAGCGCGACGTCGTCGTCATCGGGGCGGGCACCCGGATCGAGGTCTGGGACGCCGCCGCCTGGGAGGCCTACCTGGCCGAGCAGGAGGACGCCTTCTCGGCCACCGCGGAGGAGGTCGTGCCCGGCCTCTTCTGA
- a CDS encoding AAA family ATPase, which produces MTPTTAPTAPPPRGGADAPAGPAAPPSPAEVEEAGRTAGAVLDAVRSVVRGKDEVVRAAVTTLVSGGHLLVEDVPGVGKTVLATALARALDLAVRRIQFTPDLLPGDVTGVSVWDPAERTFTFTPGAVFAGLVVADEINRASPRTQSALLECMAEGHVTVDGVTHPLPDPFFVVATQNPADMEGTYPLPEAQRDRFTARLSVGYPSPEDEVAVLAARGGGRPDPLDLVAPVATGDDVRALVALAARVHAAPALLRYVVDVADATRRHPAVALGASPRAALHLLRAARARALLAGRDHVLPDDVQELAATVLAHRLVPHDGGGPAEQDATGRAVVADVLARTPLAAG; this is translated from the coding sequence GTGACGCCGACGACCGCGCCCACCGCGCCGCCGCCACGCGGGGGTGCCGACGCGCCCGCCGGTCCCGCCGCCCCTCCCTCGCCCGCCGAGGTCGAGGAGGCCGGGCGCACCGCCGGCGCCGTCCTCGACGCCGTCCGCTCCGTCGTCCGCGGGAAGGACGAGGTCGTCCGGGCCGCGGTGACCACGCTCGTCTCCGGCGGTCACCTGCTCGTCGAGGACGTGCCCGGCGTCGGCAAGACCGTCCTCGCCACCGCCCTGGCCCGGGCCCTGGACCTCGCGGTGCGCCGCATCCAGTTCACGCCGGACCTGCTCCCGGGCGACGTGACCGGCGTCAGCGTGTGGGACCCCGCCGAGCGGACCTTCACCTTCACGCCCGGGGCGGTCTTCGCCGGGCTCGTCGTCGCCGACGAGATCAACCGCGCGTCGCCGCGGACGCAGTCGGCGCTCCTCGAGTGCATGGCCGAGGGCCACGTGACCGTCGACGGCGTCACGCACCCGCTGCCCGACCCCTTCTTCGTCGTCGCGACGCAGAACCCCGCGGACATGGAGGGCACGTACCCGCTCCCGGAGGCGCAGCGCGACCGCTTCACCGCCCGGCTCTCCGTGGGCTACCCCTCGCCGGAGGACGAGGTGGCGGTGCTCGCCGCCCGGGGCGGGGGGCGGCCCGACCCCCTCGACCTCGTGGCCCCCGTGGCGACCGGGGACGACGTCCGTGCCCTCGTGGCGCTCGCGGCCCGCGTCCACGCCGCGCCCGCGCTGCTCCGGTACGTCGTCGACGTGGCCGACGCGACGCGACGGCACCCCGCCGTCGCCCTCGGCGCCTCGCCCCGCGCGGCGCTGCACCTGCTGCGCGCGGCCCGGGCGCGGGCGCTGCTCGCCGGCCGCGACCACGTCCTCCCCGACGACGTGCAGGAGCTCGCGGCGACCGTGCTCGCGCACCGGCTGGTGCCGCACGACGGCGGCGGGCCGGCCGAGCAGGACGCGACGGGGCGCGCCGTGGTCGCCGACGTGCTCGCCCGGACCCCGCTCGCGGCGGGCTGA
- a CDS encoding DUF58 domain-containing protein, translating to MGPAVCLVGALVGQRDVVRLGALLVVLLLVGLVAASVPRPALVVDRVVGPSVVPLGGRTSVRLDLHGAGRGLLGRPGRRLLAEDVVPSALRPAARFVVAALPPGASASVRYAVPGTVRGRHEVGPLRITAQDPFGLVLRTRSTRAVDVLLVVPAVVPLPAPARPGAGTGGVAALASPGEDDVVLRDYRPGDDRRRVHWRASARRGELVVRREDAPRRAGAVVLLDAAAGAVLGPDDAVGLEAFERAVTAVASAGEALATEGLTVRLVTADEGRDPAPAGTRGRAARLERLAAARPGSLHHPHPRPLVEGEERDQGLGVVRRAVPREDERVLVVVTGAEDVADRLRALGNAGRPALRLVLVVARDGAPGRLTDVPDGAAAGPGTSTDATTAPVADDHAAAVAAVAAARAAGWGAAVLGPDDDLVTAWQRARRAGSAGPSVARPAAAGVAP from the coding sequence GTGGGGCCCGCGGTCTGCCTCGTCGGCGCGCTCGTGGGGCAGCGCGACGTCGTCCGGCTCGGCGCCCTGCTCGTGGTCCTCCTCCTCGTCGGGCTCGTCGCGGCCTCGGTCCCCCGCCCCGCGCTCGTCGTCGACCGGGTCGTCGGCCCCTCCGTCGTGCCGCTCGGCGGCCGCACGTCCGTCCGCCTCGACCTCCACGGCGCCGGGAGGGGCCTGCTGGGACGGCCGGGGCGGCGCCTGCTCGCCGAGGACGTCGTCCCGTCGGCGCTGCGGCCGGCCGCGCGCTTCGTCGTCGCGGCGCTGCCGCCCGGCGCGTCCGCCTCCGTCCGCTACGCCGTGCCCGGGACCGTGCGGGGCCGGCACGAGGTGGGCCCGTTGCGGATCACCGCGCAGGACCCCTTCGGCCTCGTCCTGCGCACCCGCTCCACCCGGGCCGTCGACGTGCTGCTCGTCGTGCCCGCCGTCGTCCCCCTGCCGGCCCCCGCACGGCCGGGCGCCGGCACGGGCGGCGTCGCGGCGCTGGCCTCGCCGGGCGAGGACGACGTCGTCCTGCGCGACTACCGCCCGGGCGACGACCGGCGCCGCGTCCACTGGCGCGCGAGCGCGCGTCGCGGCGAGCTCGTCGTGCGCCGCGAGGACGCCCCCCGGCGGGCCGGTGCGGTCGTCCTGCTCGACGCCGCAGCGGGCGCCGTCCTGGGGCCGGACGACGCGGTGGGCCTCGAGGCGTTCGAGCGGGCCGTGACCGCGGTCGCCTCGGCGGGCGAGGCGCTCGCCACCGAGGGGCTGACCGTCCGCCTCGTCACGGCGGACGAGGGCCGCGACCCCGCACCGGCGGGGACGCGGGGCCGGGCGGCCCGTCTGGAGCGGCTGGCCGCCGCGCGGCCCGGGAGCCTCCACCACCCTCACCCTCGACCTCTGGTCGAGGGTGAGGAGAGGGACCAGGGGCTCGGGGTGGTGCGCCGCGCCGTCCCGCGGGAGGACGAGCGGGTGCTCGTCGTCGTGACGGGCGCCGAGGACGTCGCCGACCGCCTCCGTGCCCTCGGGAACGCCGGCCGTCCCGCCCTCCGGCTGGTGCTCGTCGTCGCCCGGGACGGGGCGCCGGGACGGCTGACCGACGTCCCGGACGGGGCAGCCGCCGGCCCGGGGACGTCGACGGACGCCACCACCGCGCCGGTCGCGGACGACCACGCCGCGGCCGTGGCCGCCGTCGCCGCGGCCCGCGCGGCCGGGTGGGGCGCCGCCGTCCTCGGGCCGGACGACGACCTCGTCACCGCCTGGCAGCGGGCTCGTCGGGCGGGCTCCGCCGGTCCGTCCGTCGCCCGGCCCGCCGCGGCGGGGGTGGCGCCGTGA
- a CDS encoding transglutaminase-like domain-containing protein, producing the protein MSTAVEGPRAPADGRRDAGREPTTAVADPRRLPAAWAAGAVVAASTALLPLVDGLAWAAQAWALVVVVTLVGVVLDVLTASVLVRTAVQLVVVVAALTALFAPATGLLGLLPGPATPAALGGLLLEGREVVRRSVPPVPDLPGLRLLVVAGVAAVALVVDLLAVRLGRATLAGVPLLALAGTGAALAPGGLAAATFVATAAAWLALLAAQARCGAARWGRAATRRGDWADEPSRAPGAVAAAAVAALALLAAVVVPGLVTAAGPRLAAGPGAWQGWGGLPVEGGSGGARVDPVVDLVGDLGERSDTMAFTYRAVDGTDAAAQPFRVAAVDVLEDGTWRAREDRPPPEPLEGTELPEPPGLDVGTAVADGVAVRQRLEVTVGALRQESLPLPYPVTTVDLGDDAAGWLLDGTTLDVVGADGTTTTQDQRYTVDALRLRPTADDLVDGGTLLAGLAAEQTELPDDLPPDLVTEAREVAGEGEPLQQATRLQAWFRSEGDFTYSEQAPGGTGTDSVGAFLERRSGYCVHFASTMALMARAVGLPARVAVGFLPGERMEDGGYRVLLSDAHAWPEIYLAGAGWVRFEPTPSIQTGEAPPWTEVAAADAAVERAAQREEERRAQADDPAAPQPAPSTGATGPDPRVPEGEAGTPGSTGADATAADAVPVRALLVPAVALLVLLAAPSVVAAVARRRRWGVALRRARAGDGTALVGAAEDELRARVADLGAPVPVAATPRRQERRLLAVVGVGAGDVRPEEGPVPPSEDGRPDAAPDAALARLRADLEAARYRPGGGAVAEAATATAARLRRDVDVVVDAVAATVPRARRLRARLLPAVRPARPPRDDR; encoded by the coding sequence GTGAGCACCGCCGTCGAGGGGCCCCGGGCGCCGGCCGACGGGCGGCGCGACGCCGGCCGCGAGCCCACGACGGCCGTGGCCGACCCGCGGCGGCTCCCGGCGGCCTGGGCCGCGGGAGCGGTGGTCGCCGCCTCGACCGCGCTCCTGCCCCTCGTCGACGGTCTCGCGTGGGCGGCCCAGGCGTGGGCGCTCGTCGTCGTCGTCACGCTCGTGGGCGTCGTCCTCGACGTCCTCACCGCCTCGGTCCTCGTGCGCACGGCCGTCCAGCTCGTCGTCGTCGTGGCCGCCCTCACCGCGCTGTTCGCCCCGGCCACCGGCCTGCTGGGGCTGCTCCCCGGCCCGGCCACCCCGGCGGCGCTGGGCGGGCTGCTGCTCGAGGGCCGGGAGGTCGTCCGTCGCTCCGTCCCCCCGGTCCCCGACCTGCCGGGCCTGCGCCTGCTCGTCGTGGCCGGGGTCGCGGCCGTGGCCCTCGTCGTCGACCTCCTGGCCGTGCGGCTCGGGCGGGCGACCCTCGCGGGGGTCCCGCTGCTCGCGCTGGCCGGGACGGGGGCGGCCCTGGCGCCGGGCGGGCTGGCCGCCGCCACCTTCGTCGCCACCGCCGCCGCGTGGCTGGCCCTGCTCGCCGCCCAGGCCCGCTGCGGCGCCGCCCGCTGGGGGCGGGCGGCCACGCGTCGCGGCGACTGGGCGGACGAGCCGTCGAGGGCCCCGGGCGCGGTCGCGGCCGCCGCCGTCGCGGCGCTCGCCCTGCTCGCCGCCGTCGTCGTCCCGGGGCTCGTCACGGCGGCGGGCCCGCGGCTCGCCGCGGGCCCGGGCGCGTGGCAGGGGTGGGGCGGCCTGCCCGTCGAGGGCGGCAGCGGCGGCGCCCGCGTCGACCCCGTGGTCGACCTCGTCGGCGACCTCGGCGAGCGCTCGGACACCATGGCCTTCACCTACCGGGCCGTCGACGGGACCGACGCCGCCGCGCAGCCGTTCCGCGTCGCGGCCGTCGACGTGCTCGAGGACGGCACGTGGCGCGCGCGCGAGGACCGGCCGCCGCCCGAGCCGCTGGAGGGCACGGAGCTCCCGGAGCCGCCCGGGCTCGACGTCGGGACGGCGGTGGCCGACGGGGTGGCCGTGCGCCAACGGCTGGAGGTGACGGTGGGCGCCCTGCGCCAGGAGAGCCTCCCGCTGCCCTACCCCGTGACGACGGTCGACCTCGGCGACGACGCCGCCGGGTGGCTGCTCGACGGCACGACGCTCGACGTGGTCGGCGCGGACGGCACGACGACGACGCAGGACCAGCGGTACACCGTCGACGCGCTGCGCCTGCGCCCGACGGCGGACGACCTCGTGGACGGCGGCACCCTGCTGGCGGGCCTCGCCGCCGAGCAGACCGAGCTGCCGGACGACCTGCCCCCCGACCTCGTCACGGAGGCCCGGGAGGTCGCCGGCGAGGGCGAGCCGCTGCAGCAGGCGACGCGGCTGCAGGCCTGGTTCCGGTCCGAGGGCGACTTCACCTACAGCGAGCAGGCGCCGGGCGGCACGGGCACGGACTCCGTGGGCGCCTTCCTCGAGCGGAGGAGCGGGTACTGCGTCCACTTCGCCAGCACGATGGCGCTCATGGCCCGGGCCGTCGGCCTGCCCGCCCGCGTGGCCGTCGGCTTCCTGCCGGGCGAGCGGATGGAGGACGGCGGCTACCGCGTGCTCCTCAGCGACGCCCACGCCTGGCCGGAGATCTACCTCGCCGGCGCGGGATGGGTGCGCTTCGAGCCGACCCCGAGCATCCAGACGGGCGAGGCGCCCCCCTGGACCGAGGTGGCGGCGGCCGACGCCGCCGTCGAGCGTGCCGCCCAGCGGGAGGAGGAGCGCCGCGCGCAGGCGGATGACCCCGCCGCGCCGCAGCCCGCGCCCAGCACCGGGGCCACGGGCCCCGACCCGCGGGTGCCGGAGGGCGAGGCCGGGACGCCCGGGTCGACGGGCGCCGACGCGACCGCGGCCGACGCCGTCCCCGTGCGCGCGCTGCTCGTCCCCGCCGTCGCCCTCCTCGTGCTGCTCGCCGCGCCGTCGGTGGTGGCGGCCGTCGCCCGGCGGCGTCGGTGGGGCGTCGCCCTGCGGCGCGCCCGCGCCGGGGACGGCACGGCGCTCGTCGGGGCGGCGGAGGACGAGCTGCGCGCCCGGGTCGCCGACCTCGGGGCGCCGGTGCCCGTCGCGGCGACCCCGCGCCGGCAGGAACGACGTCTCCTCGCCGTCGTCGGCGTCGGCGCCGGGGACGTCCGGCCGGAGGAGGGGCCGGTGCCGCCGTCGGAGGACGGGCGGCCCGACGCCGCCCCCGACGCCGCCCTCGCCCGCCTGCGCGCCGACCTCGAGGCCGCGCGCTACCGGCCCGGCGGGGGCGCCGTCGCGGAGGCCGCGACCGCGACCGCCGCCCGGCTGCGCCGGGACGTCGACGTCGTCGTCGACGCCGTGGCCGCGACGGTCCCGCGTGCGCGCCGTCTGCGGGCGCGCCTCCTGCCGGCCGTGCGCCCGGCGCGCCCGCCCCGCGACGACCGCTAG
- a CDS encoding DUF3040 domain-containing protein, producing the protein MPLSEHEQRLLSQMEQQLLNDDPKFASAMKGSTRRAASAGRFLLGGAGILVGILLLVVGVATQQVAVGVIAFVLMLVGAGYAISTPKRGAGGPVGVVRPDGTPGPRPAGGARPTGRRARPAGPAAGGSFMQRMEERWQKRRDEGGGR; encoded by the coding sequence GTGCCGCTGTCCGAGCACGAGCAGCGCCTGCTCTCGCAGATGGAGCAGCAGCTCCTCAACGACGACCCGAAGTTCGCGTCGGCGATGAAGGGCAGCACCCGCCGTGCCGCCTCCGCCGGCCGCTTCCTCCTCGGGGGGGCGGGCATCCTCGTGGGGATACTCCTGCTCGTCGTCGGTGTCGCGACCCAGCAGGTGGCCGTCGGTGTCATCGCGTTCGTCCTCATGCTCGTCGGGGCCGGCTACGCCATCTCCACGCCGAAGCGCGGCGCGGGCGGGCCGGTCGGCGTCGTCCGGCCCGACGGCACCCCCGGCCCCCGTCCCGCGGGCGGTGCCCGCCCCACCGGTCGCCGCGCCCGCCCGGCCGGCCCCGCCGCCGGCGGCTCCTTCATGCAGCGCATGGAGGAGCGGTGGCAGAAGCGCCGCGACGAGGGCGGCGGGCGCTAG